A single window of Aspergillus flavus chromosome 4, complete sequence DNA harbors:
- a CDS encoding putative amidohydrolase amhX, with the protein MAINFINQPSSEGDTGVPKHVIQLVSEAIDSASSELRRLNLEIWNNPETRFKEEKACKLLAGWFESQGWTVKTGVYGISTAFEARFSVTPGERSVCYNAEYDALPELGHACGHNLIATSTLASAVGASAAMKELKIPGTLIVMGTPAEETGGGKYIMANHGAWKDCSVVLMTHAMPDFSTARTVTKASWKFRAKFHGKAAHAAAAPWNGNNACDAIVMAYNGLGLLRQQIQKTESIQSVILEAGKAPNIIPDYAEGSFSLRAFDSKALERLRSRVIPIFDGAAASTGCTVELFWDALYEDVVTNMALASRYTHYMINDLGLTPADILPPSDLSAKVDQNGSSYVARRNTTLEPSQKTLTLQISSDFGNCSYIQPGIQTLFSINATDMPHTPSFQKAAGTDFAHTESLRAGKANALIGLEVLLDEGFYKEVKSDWINDMKERGRLPE; encoded by the exons ATGGCGATCAATTTTATCAACCAACCCAGTAGCGAAGGCGATACCGGCGTCCCGAAGCATGTCATCCAACTCGTTTCGGAGGCTATTGACTCGGCGTCGTCAGAGCTGCGTCGACTGAACTTAGAG ATATGGAATAATCCCGAAACGCGtttcaaagaagagaaagcctGCAAGCTGCTTGCCGGATGGTTTGAGAGCCAAGGCTGGACTGTGAAAACTGGTGTATACGGTATCTCCACAGCGTTCGAGGCACGCTTTTCCGTCACACCCGGGGAGAGATCAGTCTGCTACAATGCCGAATATG ACGCCCTTCCTGAGCTTGGCCATGCTTGCGGTCACAATTTGATTGCCACATCAACACTGGCATCAGCCGTCGGGGCCTCTGCCGCTATGAAGGAACTGAAAATCCCAGGAACGCTGATCGTGATGGGTACGCCCGCTGAAGAGACCGGCGGAGGTAAATACATCATGGCGAACCATGGCGCGTGGAAGGACTGTAGCGTCGTCCTCATGACACACGCCATGCCGGACTTCTCGACCGCGAGAACGGTGACGAAGGCTTCATGGAAGTTCAGAGCCAAGTTTCATGGAAAGGCTGCACACGCGGCAGCCGCACCGTGGAATGGAAACAACGCCTGTGATGCCATTGTAATGGCGTATAACGGTCTAGGGCTACTTCGTCAACAGATCCAAAAGACGGAAAGCATCCAGTCTGTTATCCTTGAAGCTGGAAAAGCACCCAATATTATTCCCGACTACGCTGAAGGTAGCTTTTCTCTGCGTGCGTTTGACTCAAAGGCGTTGGAGCGTCTCCGAAGCCGCGTGATACCCATTTTCGACGGAGCTGCAGCGTCTACGGGCTGTACTGTTGAATTATTTTG GGACGCATTATATGAAGACGTTGTAACCAACATGGCTCTAGCGAGCCGCTATACCCACTATATGATCAATGATCTGGGCCTCACGCCCGCAGATATTCTTCCTCCATCAGATCTTTCAGCGAAGGTGGATCAGAATGGTAGCTCGTATGTTGCAAGGCGGAACACAACCCTGGAGCCGTCGCAAAAGACACTAACGTTGCAAATCTCCAGCGATTTCGGAAACTGTTCTTATATTCAACCCGGTATTCAGACATTGTTCAGCATTAACGCTACGGATATGCCTCATACCCCTTCCTTCCAGAAAGCGGCGGGTACAGACTTTGCACATACAGAGTCATTGAGAGCTGGAAAGGCCAATGCTTTGATAGGGCTCGAGGTCCTGCTTGACGAGGGGTTCTACAAGGAAGTAAAAAGTGATTGGATAAACGACATGAAGGAGCGTGGTCGTCTTCCCGAGTGA
- a CDS encoding major facilitator superfamily domain-containing protein yields MLQITEKSDTLDTKACDLAPQPPDIALGTLHGATEDAPYTEAENRTVLRKIDWFLLPWLMGTYLIQFVDKTCISYAALWGMKEEAHLVGDQYSWLTTIFYLGYLVGEFPMNLLFQKMHITRSCGTLIFLWGAVLLCMAGADDFRSLMAVRFFLGALESGVSPCFVQLTSMFYKRNEQPLRTGIWFSMNGIAQVVGGIVAYGIGHIKSDIPVYKFPFLIFGSATVVWAVPFFLFAAPSPAAAKWLSSAEKDVAIKRVSENKTGLDNKEFKLYQAREALIDPQVWILILFVIANNIPNGGISAFGPLIIEGFGYSKLGTTLLGMPFGGAQVLALLITGFLAGRIKNCRIILMCGGLVVAILGLSLMYALPEENKLGRLLGYYLAIGFSATYVLSLGLIQANIAGRTKKTVVTAALFIAYCVGNLIGPQLFFEREEPHYRSGFIAMIICLALDFILLVILHRLYVLKNKKRDALQCSVEANIDDISGLNDLTDMENPSFRYLV; encoded by the exons ATGTTGCAGATCACTGAGAAGTCAGACACACTTGACACTAAAGCATGCGACCTTGCTCCACAGCCCCCGGACATTGCATTGGGGACTTTGCATGGGGCAACGGAGGATGCCCCATATACCGAAGCAGAGAATCGAACTGTGCTGCGCAAGATTGAttggtttcttcttccttgg CTTATGGGCACGTACCTTATCCAGTTCGTGGATAAGACGTGTATTTCATATGCTGCCTTGTGGGGAATGAAAGAGGAGGCCCATCTAGTGGGCGATCAGTATTCAT GGTTGACAACGATATTCTATCTGGGTTATCTTGTCGGTGAATTCCCTATGAATCTCCTTTTCCAAAAGATGCATATCACAAGATCTTGTGGGACTTTGAT ATTCCTCTGGGGAGCAGTCCTTCTCTGCATGGCAGGTGCAGATGATTTTCGCAGTTTGATGGCtgttcgtttctttttagGTGCCCTGGAAAGTGGAGTTAGTCCTTGCTTCGTACAGTTGACATCGATGTTCTATAAAAG AAACGAACAACCTCTTCGAACTGGTATTTGGTTCTCGATGAACGGGATTGCTCAAGTGGTTGGAGGCATTGTAGCT TACGGGATTGGGCACATTAAGAGCGATATACCTGTTTACAAG TTCCCTTTCCTTATCTTTGGCTCCGCCACAGTTGTCTGGGCAGtgcccttcttcctttttgctgCTCCAAGTCCTGCCGCAGCGAAGTGGTTATCTTCCGCGGAGAAGGATGTTGCCATCAAACGAGTATCCGAGAATAAGACTGGCCTTGACAATAAAGAGTTCAAGCTCTATCAAGCACGCGAAGCTCTTATAGATCCTCAAGTGTGGATATTGATACTCTTTGTTATTGCGAACAACATTCCAAAT GGAGGCATCAGTGCCTTCGGACCGCTGATCATCGAGGGATTCGGTTACTCAAAGCTTGGAACTACTCTCCTGGGAATGCCATTTGGAGGAGCACAGGTCTTGGCTCTTCTCATTACGGGGTTTCTCGCAGGAAGGATTAAAAACTGCCGAATCATTCTTATGTGTGGTGGCCTCGTTGTGGCTATCCTGGGACTGAGTCTCATGTACGCTCTTCCCGAGGAAAACAAGCTTGGCCGGCTTCT CGGGTACTATCTTGCCATTGGGTTCAGTGCGACTTATGTCCTTTCCCTAGGGTTGATTCAAGCCAACATCGCCGGGCGAACAAAGAAGACCGTCGTAACTGCCGCTCTTTTCATTGC GTACTGCGTGGGTAATCTGATTGGCCCCCAGCTATTCTTTGAAAGAGAGGAGCCACATTATAGATCTGGATTCATTGCCATGATTATTTGTCTGGCCCTGGATTTTATCTTGCTTGTCATCCTGCACAGATTATATGTGctaaagaacaaaaag CGGGACGCATTACAGTGCTCAGTGGAAGCCAAcattgatgatatctctGGCTTGAATGATCTGACAGAT ATGGAAAATCCCTCGTTCCGATATCTTGTTTAG
- a CDS encoding phospholipase C PLC-C, translating to MKSTALLTGLGLLASLGLASPVTSEYTSVREAPFGYKPGSKESIENLKDKVENIVWLILENRSFDNILGGVRRQGLDNPINNGPFCNYKNASDPSSGKYCTQAKDYDSVFNDPDHSVTGNNLEFYGTYTPNNGAIASGKVVADQSGFLNAQLNDYPKLAPEEATRQVMGYYTEEEVPTLVDLVDEFTTFNSWFSCVPGPTNPNRLCALAGTAAGHGKNDDDFLNYGISSKSIFEAANEKGVSWLNYDGTNGEFEPDSLFFTYVNQTSRSNVVPVENFFQDAYLGVLPKFSYINPSCCGTNTNSMHPTGNVSYGEVFVKQIYDAIRQGPQWDKTLLFITYDETGGFYDHVPPPLAVRPDNLTYTETAKNGQKYTLHFDRLGGRMPTWVISPYSKKGYIEQYGTDPVTGKPAPYSATSVLKTLGYLWDIEDFTPRVAHSPSFDHLIGTTLREDAPIALKTPHTFSV from the exons ATGAAGTCCACCGCTCTGCTTACTGGTCTCGGCCTCTTGGCCTCTCTCGGTCTTGCTAGCCCTGTCACGTCCGAGTATACGAGCGTGCGAGAAGCCCCTTTCGGATACAAGCCTGGCTCCAAGGAGTCCATTGAGAACTTGAAGGACAAGGTCGAGAACATTGTCTGGCTTATTCTCGAGAACAG ATCCTTCGATAACATTCTGGGAGGCGTGCGCCGCCAAGGACTGGACAACCCGATCAACAACGGCCCGTTCTGCAACTACAAGAATGCGAGCGACCCATCCTCGGGCAAGTACTGTACTCAGGCCAAGGACTATGATTCCGTGTTCAACGATCCAGACCACTCCGTGACTGGTAATAACTTGGAGTTCTACGGAACTTACACCCCAAACAATGGTGCGATTGCCAGTGGCAAGGTCGTCGCCGACCAGTCTGGCTTCCTCAACGCACAGCTTAACGACTACCCCAAACTGGCCCCAGAAGAGGCGACAAGGCAAGTGATGGGATACTAtacggaggaggaggttccTACGCTCGTGGACCTTGTGGATGAGTTCACTACTTTCAACAGCTGGTTCTCGTGTGTTCCTGGC CCTACCAACCCCAACCGCTTGTGCGCTCTGGCAGGAACCGCTGCTGGGCATGGCAAGAATGACGATGACTTCCTGAACTATGGTATCTCTAGCAAGTCCATCTTCGAGGCCGCCAACGAGAAGGGCGTGTCCTGGCTCAACTACGATGGCACCAACGGAGAATTCGAACCggattctctcttcttcacctACGTCAACCAGACCTCCCGGTCCAACGTGGTGCCCGTTGAAAACTTCTTCCAAGACGCCTACCTCGGTGTCCTCCCTAAATTCTCTTACATTAACCCCTCCTGCTGCGGCACCAACACCAACTCCATGCACCCCACCGGTAACGTCTCCTACGGTGAGGTCTTCGTCAAGCAGATCTATGATGCCATTCGCCAGGGCCCTCAGTGGGACAAGACCCTGCTCTTCATTACCTACGACGAGACCGGTGGCTTCTACGACCATGTCCCTCCCCCTCTCGCCGTCCGCCCGGACAACCTGACCTACACTGAGACTGCGAAGAACGGTCAGAAATACACTCTTCACTTCGACCGTCTGGGTGGCCGCATGCCGACCTGGGTTATCTCCCCTTACAGTAAGAAGGGATACATCGAGCAGTACGGAACGGATCCCGTCACGGGCAAGCCCGCTCCCTACAGTGCTACCTCCGTCCTCAAGACTCTCGGATATCTCTGGGACATCGAGGACTTCACCCCTCGTGTCGCCCACTCTCCATCTTTCGATCACCTGATCGGCACGACTTTGCGTGAGGATGCTCCTATTGCTCTCAAGACTCCCCATACCTTTTCGGTATAA
- a CDS encoding MFS transporter gives MSLVQHVSSINGVDSVDVAETESILSIPIRREISYDVLPPPPAQELLETKAATPAYRVSTAKRLVQVIITLLACWCASGIVFGFAALKPVMISEGVYQNLCSETVLPKEGNVCRAQDLRYVLPIPAYDSSVSRVSSLNLFFMVSSITANVSALPVGTILDRYGSRWCGFIGCAVLAAGSLLMAFSFSGRVDGYIAANLMLALGGTFIFVPSFRIANAFPKYTGTIVALVTGAFDASAAVYLFYRLAYEKDPVTFSPKRFFLAYLAVPACIFIALLTIMPAHDYQTTQQLEVKIEEAEDVTQDVHDSDAEIESNSELWQVRTDRAKHRKDQLRKIDKVFGDKAERKQRQEWEEERHETSRVWGVLHGLPAHAQMKTPWFILILLMTVLQMLRMNYFIATVRSQYEFMLRSVRQAEMINDFFDVALPVGGVLFTPVIGLLLDNFSVPATLAMIVLLTTSTGALNSVPTVWTGYLTVILFVLLRPYYYSAMSDYATKVFGFGTFGRVYGTIICFSGLVNFAQYLLDYLTHGPFHGNPIPINIFLATAGLIVGAALVAFVYIAEKRWREEKAEYDEERQRLIPEEEEEEA, from the exons ATGTCTCTAGTGCAGCATGTGTCTTCCATTAACGGAGTGGATAGTGTGGACGTCGCCGAGACGGAGAGTATCCTCTCTATCCCCATCCGACGCGAGATCAGCTACGATGTCTTACCGCCGCCTCCCGCGCAAGAGCTGTTGGAGACGAAGGCGGCGACTCCGGCTTACAGAGTGTCAACCGCGAAGCGACTCG TCCAGGTGATTATAACGCTGTTGGCCTGTTGGTGCGCCTCCGGAATCGTCTTCGGTTTTGCGGCGCTGAAGCCGGTGATGATCAGTGAAGGCGTGTACCAAAACCTGTGCAGCGAGACGGTGTTGCCAAAGGAGGGCAACGTATGCAGAGCGCAAGATCTTCGGTACGTTCTCCCCATTCCAGCTTATGATTCATCCGTCTCACGCGTTTCCAGCCTAAATCTATTCTTCATGGTCAGCTCTATCACGGCAAATGTGTCCGCTCTTCCGGTCGGCACCATCCTCGACCGCTATGGCTCTCGATGGTGTGGTTTTATCGGCTGTGCAGTTTTAGCCGCTGGTAGTCTGCTCatggccttttctttctcgggtCGCGTGGACGGGTATATCGCGGCAAACTTGATGTTGGCGTTGGGGGGCACATTCATCTTTGTCCCATCTTTCCGAATCGCCAATGCGTTCCCCAAGTATACCGGAACGATTGTCGCGCTTGTTACGGGGGCATTCGATGCATCGGCAGCGGTTTACCTCTTCTATCGCCTGGCGTACGAGAAGGATCCAGTAACTTTTTCTCCGAAGCGGTTTTTCCTGGCTTACCTAGCGGTACCGGCTTGTATTTTCATCGCCTTGCTTACAATAATGCCGGCCCACGACTACCAAACCACGCAACAGTTGGAAGTCAAAATCGAAGAGGCCGAGGACGTCACGCAGGATGTCCATGATTCGGACGCCGAAATCGAAAGCAATTCAGAGCTGTGGCAGGTCCGGACGGACCGCGCGAAGCATCGGAAGGATCAACTACGCAAGATTGACAAAGTCTTCGGTGACAAGGCTGAGCGCAAACAACGCCaggaatgggaggaagagCGGCATGAAACGAGTCGGGTATGGGGGGTCTTGCATGGTCTACCGGCCCACGCGCAGATGAAGACACCCTGGTTCATCCTGATCCTTCTCATGACAGTCCTGCAGATGTTGCGCATGAATTACTTTATCGCGACCGTGCGATCACAGTACGAGTTTATGCTACGATCAGTACGGCAGGCGGAAATGATCAACGACTTCTTTGATGTTGCGTTGCCCGTAGGGGGTGTGCTTTTCACGCCCGTCATCGGGCTTTTGCTCGATAATTTCAGTGTGCCGGCTACATTGGCAATGATCGTGCTCCTGACCACGAGTACTGGCGCGTTGAATTCTGTTCCCACCGTGTGGACGGGCTATCTGAccgtcatcctcttcgttCTTTTAAGGCCATACTACTACTCGGCAATGTC TGACTACGCGACCAAAGTCTTTGGCTTCGGAACCTTTGGCAGAGTCTACGGAACAATTATCTGCTTTTCCGGTCTCGTCAACTTCGCCCAATACTTGTTGGACTACTTAACGCACGGCCCGTTCCACGGCAACCCGATCCCAATTAATATCTTCCTTGCCACGGCTGGCCTGATCGTGGGTGCAGCCCTGGTGGCTTTTGTATATATTGCGGAGAAAAGATggagggaagagaaggcagaaTACGACGAAGAACGGCAGAGACTGATTccggaagaggaggaagaggaagcttGA
- a CDS encoding chitin synthase (chitin synthase C) produces the protein MGPVRPNSTHSPQPSRSSFYSHTNPSRTQTPGLSDRDEQEQSSLLRHNHPSIYGVEDPSLSSDSLRRYTLHDPGVTVFAAPPYQESETAEVYDATGMSDTSGIKLDTFQPQSISNRSGLRRYGTRKINLVQGSVLSVDYPVPSAIQNAIQPEYREAEEAFSEEFTHMRYTAATCDPDEFTLRNGYNLRPAIYNRHTELLIAITYYNEDKVLTARTLHGVMQNVRDIVNLKKSEFWNKGGPAWQKIVVCLVFDGIEPCDKNTLDVLATIGIYQDGVMKKDVDGRETVAHIFEYTTQLSVTANQQLVRPQGNDPSNLPPVQMIFCLKQKNSKKINSHRWLFNAFSRILNPEVCILIDAGTKPGKKSLLALWESFYNDKNLGGSCGEIHAMLGKGWRKVLNPLVASQNFEYKISNILDKPLESSFGYVSVLPGAFSAYRYRAIMGRPLEQYFHGDHTLSKRLGKKGIEGMNIFKKNMFLAEDRILCFELVAKAGYKWHLSYVKASKGETDVPEGSAEFIGQRRRWLNGSFAAGLYAMMHFGRIYRSGHSFVRMFFLHIQMVYNFCQLIMTWFSLASYWLTSSVIMDLVGTPATANKNKGWPFGNDASPIVNTLLKYGYIFCLMLQFILALGNRPKGTRLPYTLSFLYFSIVQIYVLILSFYLVANAFTGGLMDFDFNHGASGFFSSFFASDSGGIVLIALISTYGIYVIASVLYGDPWHILTSSWAYFFGMTTSINILMVYAFCNWHDVSWGTKGSDKAEALPSAQTKKEDGSKQQFIEEVDKPQADIDSQFEATVKRALTPWVEPEEDESTSLDDSYKNFRTMLVLLWVFSNLLVCLLITGTGVSSMCLTNTSTTRTSWYFRVILWATAGLSFFRFLGSLYFLGKSGIMCCVSRR, from the exons ATGGGACCCGTACGGCCCAACTCCACACACTCTCCTCAGCCAAGCCGGAGCAGTTTTTACTCGCATACCAATCCCTCTCGAACT CAAACGCCCGGCTTGTCAGACCGCGATGAGCAGGAGCAATCATCGCTTCTGCGCCATAACCATCCCAGTATCTACGGTGTTGAGGATCCCAGTTTGTCGTCCGATTCACTGCGACGCTATACCCTCCATGATCCCGGCGTCACCGTTTTCGCTGCGCCCCCCTACCAAGAGTCCGAAACGGCTGAAGTCTACGATGCCACGGGCATGTCGGATACCAGCGGGATTAAACTCGATACCTTCCAGCCACAGAGCATCAGTAACCGATCGGGTCTGCGGCGTTATGGAACCCGTAAGATCAACCTCGTGCAGGGTTCCGTCCTGAGTGTCGACTATCCGGTGCCCAGTGCCATTCAGAATGCCATTCAACCAGAATATCgtgaggcggaggaggccTTTTCGGAAGAATTTACGCATATGCGGT ATACCGCGGCGACTTGTGACCCAGATGAATTCACCCTGCGAAACGGATACAACCTGCGCCCGGCCATTTACAACCGTCACACCGAACTGCTGATCGCTATCACTTACTACAATGAAGACAAGGTCCTGACTGCCCGAACCCTGCACGGTGTGATGCAGAACGTGCGCGATATCGTCAACTTGAAAAAATCTGAATTCTGGAACAAGGGAGGTCCCGCCTGGCAGAAAATCGTCGTGTGTCTCGTCTTTGACGGAATCGAGCCGTGCGACAAGAACACACTGGATGTGTTGGCCACAATCGGAATTTACCAAGATGGGGTGATGAAAAAGGACGTTGACGGTCGGGAAACGGTTGCTCATATC TTCGAATATACCACGCAGTTGTCCGTCACCGCAAATCAACAGTTGGTTCGGCCGCAGGGCAACGACCCCTCGAATCTCCCACCCGTCCAGATGATTTTCTGCCTCAAGCAGAAGAATAGCAAGAAGATCAACTCCCATCGTTGGCTCTTCAATGCATTCAGTCGGATTCTGAACCCGGAGGTTTGCATTCTGATTGACGCGGGAACAAAACCCGGCAAGAAATCGCTACTGGCCCTATGGGAATCTTTCTATAACGATAAAAACCTCGGTGGTTCGTGTGGTGAGATTCACGCCATGTTAGGAAAGGGCTGGCGAAAGGTCCTGAATCCGCTAGTCGCCTCGCAGAACTTCGAGTATAAGATCTCGAATATTCTGGACAAACCGCTAGAAAGTTCCTTCGGCTACGTTAGTGTGTTGCCTGGTGCCTTCTCAGCGTACCGCTATCGCGCGATTATGGGCCGGCCCTTAGAGCAGTACTTCCATGGAGACCATACACTATCAAAGCGTCTCGGAAAGAAAGGTATTGAAGGTATGAATATCTTCAAAAAGAATATGTTCTTGGCCGAGGATCGAATCTTGTGCTTTGAGCTGGTGGCCAAGGCCGGTTACAAGTGGCATTTATCGTACGTCAAGGCATCCAAAGGTGAAACGGACGTACCGGAAGGTTCGGCCGAATTTATCGGTCAGCGACGACGTTGGTTGAACGGTTCCTTCGCCGCCGGTTTGTACGCTATGATGCACTTCGGACGAATTTATCGTAGTGGACACAGTTTTGTTCGCATGTTTTTCTTGCACATCCAAATGGTTTATAACTTCTGTCAACTAATTATGACCTGGTTCTCTCTCG CCTCCTACTGGCTCACCAGTTCGGTGATCATGGATCTTGTCGGTACGCCCGCTACCGCtaacaagaacaagggatGGCCGTTTGGAAATGATGCTTCGCCCATCGTCAATACCTTGCTCAAATATGGCTACATCTTCTGTTTGATGCTACAGTTCATCCTGGCGCTGGGAAACCGACCGAAAGG AACACGGCTTCCCTATACGCTCTCTTTCCTCTACTTCTCCATTGTGCAGATTTATGTTCTGATCCTGTCGTTTTACTTGGTCGCTAACGCTTTCACGGGTGGCCTAATGGACTTCGATTTTAACCACGGTGCGAGCGGATTCTTTTCGTCGTTCTTCGCTTCCGATAGTGGTGGTATTGTCCTGATCGCCTTGATTTCCACCTACGGTATCTACGTCATTGCTAGTGTGCTCTACGGTGATCCATGGCACATTCTCACCAGTTCATGGGCCTACTTCTTCGGTATGACGACCTCGATCAACATCCTGATGGTGTATGCCTTCTGCAACTGGCATGATGTCTCCTGGGGTACGAAGGGATCCGATAAGGCCGAAGCTTTGCCATCCGCacagacgaagaaggaagacggCAGCAAGCAGCAGTTCATCGAGGAAGTGGATAAGCCGCAAGCGGATATCGACAGCCAGTTTGAGGCGACGGTAAAGCGTGCCTTGACGCCTTGGGTGGAACCGGAGGAAGATGAATCGACCAGTCTGGATGATTCGTACAAGAACTTCCGTACGATGCTGGTGCTGCTCTGGGTGTTCAGCAACCTGCTTGTGTGTCTGTTGATTACGGGCACTGGTGTCAGTTCTATGTGTTTGACG AACACCTCCACCACGAGAACCTCATGGTATTTCCGAGTCATTCTGTGGGCCACAGCCGGTCTGTCGTTCTTCCGGTTCCTTGGATCCCTGTACTTCTTGGGCAAGTCGGGTATTATGTGCTGCGTGAGCCGCCGCTGA
- a CDS encoding putative oxidoreductase CipA-like protein (oxidoreductase CipA-like protein) yields MTVIRNVAIAGASGDLGTPVLNALIESNKFNITVLTRHSSKAQFPSTVRVIPVDYNSIPELTTALNNQDAIISTLTTAAADVQHTLIDAAITAGVKRFIPSEFGADTGNPNASTLPVYQSKIAVNKALQAKAAENPSFTYTLIRHGPFLDWGLNAGFFFDWRSEAPTFYDGGDRPFSTTTLATIGQAVVGVLLHFDETKNRPVYIHDLVTSQRQIYTIVQKLAPQRKWNPVDVSTAELEVKAREEWAKGNTDLRSIVGLLCRAVFAEGYGGEFKNVDNELLGLGFKTEADLEEVVKTILGDSL; encoded by the exons ATGACTGTGATCCGAAACGTTGCAATCGCCGGT GCCTCCGGTGACCTCGGCACCCCAGTCCTAAACGCCCTCATCGAATCCAACAAGTTCAACATCACCGTGTTGACCAGACACTCCTCCAAAGCCCAATTCCCCTCCACCGTCCGAGTAATCCCAGTCGACTACAACTCCATCCCAGAGCTCACCACCGCTCTAAACAATCAAGacgccatcatctccaccctAACCACCGCCGCCGCGGACGTGCAACACACCCTAATCGACGCCGCAATCACCGCAGGCGTCAAACGATTCATTCCCTCCGAGTTCGGCGCCGACACTGGcaaccccaatgcctccACCTTACCCGTCTACCAATCCAAGATCGCCGTCAACAAGGCTCTCCAGGCAAAAGCCGCGGAGAACCCTTCCTTCACATATACGTTGATCCGCCACGGACCCTTCCTCGACTGGGGTCTTAACGCgggtttctttttcgacTGGAGGTCCGAGGCACCTACCTTTTATGATGGTGGTGATCGACCATTTAGTACCACCACTCTGGCCACGATCGGTCAGGCGGTCGTTGGAGTTTTGTTGCACTTCGACGAGACGAAGAATCGTCCCGTTTATATCCATGATTTGGTCACCAGTCAGCGCCAGATCTATACTATTGTCCAGAAACTGGCTCCCCAGAGGAAGTGGAATCCTGTGGATGTTAGTACGGCTGAGCTAGAGGTGAAGGCGCGGGAAGAATGGGCGAAGGGGAATACGGATTTGCGGTCTATTGTTGGTCTTTTGTGTCGGGCGGTGTTTGCGGAGGGGTATGGTGGGGAGTTTAAGAATGTTGATAATGAGCTTCTTGGGTTGGGGTTTAAGACGGAGGCTGATcttgaggaggttgtgaagACGATTTTGGGGGATTCTTTGTAA
- a CDS encoding uncharacterized protein (expressed protein) — protein MLEALPHTMSEESWLSTYNTLVFPNLCTYQCQQQTLHRPTLSLSFSFTTTRINFKDHTHSNRKLKMKVSSALQFFGALLLVEPLMAIPVAPRDPDSCAIVRDINGDIVARGAACSRSVQIGPDNATEDAAALVTRDPDSCAIVRDANGDIVARGVACSRSIQAETEDETEDAAALVTRDPDSCAIVRDINGDITARGIACS, from the coding sequence ATACTATGTCGGAAGAAAGTTGGCTAAGCACATATAATACTCTTGTATTCCCGAACCTTTGCACATACCAGTGCCAGCAACAAACATTGCATCGCCcgactctctctctctctttctcgtttACCACTACTCGGATCAACTTCAAAGACCACACCCATTCAAATCGAAAGCTCAAAATGAAGGTTTCATCCGCCTTGCAGTTCTTCGGAGCTTTGCTCCTGGTTGAGCCTCTCATGGCCATTCCTGTTGCACCTCGCGACCCAGACAGCTGTGCCATTGTTCGCGACATCAATGGTGACATAGTCGCCCGTGGAGCTGCCTGTAGCCGCTCCGTTCAAATTGGGCCTGACAACGCCACGGAAGATGCAGCTGCTCTTGTCACCCGCGACCCAGACAGCTGTGCCATTGTTCGTGACGCCAACGGTGATATAGTCGCCCGTGGAGTTGCCTGCAGCCGGTCCATTCAAGCTGAAACCGAAGACGAGACGGAAGATGCCGCTGCTCTTGTCACCCGCGACCCAGACAGCTGTGCCATTGTTCGTGACATCAACGGTGACATAACCGCCCGCGGTATCGCCTGCAGCTGA